The genomic region TCGACGGGTTCCGCCTGCTCACCGATCCCACCTTCGATGCACCCGGCGAGTATCAACTGCCGCATGTGAAACTGGAGAAACTGACGGGTCCGGCGCTCGGCGCGCGCGATGTCGGCGCGATCGATGCGGTGCTGCTGAGCCACGACCAGCATTCCGACAATCTCGACCATTCGGGCCGGGATTTCCTTAAAAGCGCGAAGCGCGTGCTGACGACGGAGGCCGGCGCGAGGCGGCTCGGCGGCAACGCCGAGGGCTTTGCGCCCTGGGCCTCGACCGAGTTGCAGAAGGGCGGCCGGACGCTCACCATCACCGCGACGCCGGCGCGGCACGGGCCGGCCGGGATCGAGCCGTTGTCCGGCGACGTCATCGGTTTCGTGGTCGAGCCGGCCAAGCCCGGCCGTCCGGTCTACGTCAGCGGCGACACCACCTGGTTCGACGGCGTCGCGGAGGTCGCGCGGCGCTTCGACTGCGGCGTGGTGCTGCCGTTCGCCGGCGCGGCGCAAACCCGCGGCCCCTTCCATCTCACCATGGACACCAACGACGCGATCGAGACCGCGCGCGCCTTTGCGGACGCGGTGATCGTGCCGGTTCATACCGACGGCTGGGCGCATTTCCGGCAGAGCGCGAGCGACCTGCGCGCGAGCTTCGATACACTCGGCTTCGGCCGCCGTCTGCGCATCCTCGAACCCGGCGTCGCCACGGTCATCGAGCCGTAGGTTTCGTCCCAGGAACCTTGCCGGTATCCGGCTCGTTATCGGACGGCTGGAACCGGACATGACGCGGCAAGGGACGATCCCACCAGACGACAAACATGACGATGCGCCGGCGGCGAAGCCCCGGCGCCAGCCGTTCGGTTTCAACCGCGTCCTGAAGACGCTCGGCCCCGGCCTGATCACCGGCGCGTCCGACGACGACCCTTCGGGGATCGGCACCTACAGCCAGGCCGGCGCGCAGCTCGGCTACGGCATTGGCTGGACCATGCTGCTGACGTTTCCGCTGATGAGTGCGATCCAGGAGATTTCGGCGCGGGTCGGCCGCGTCACCGGGCACGGCATCGCGGGCAATGTATGCCGGCATTATCCGGGCTGGCTGCTCGCCGTCGTGGTGACGCTGCTGTCGATTGCCAACACCATCAACATCGCGGCCGACCTCTCGGCCATGGCCGACGCAGCAAAGCTCCTGATCGGCGGTCCGGCCATTCTCTATGTGGTGCTGTTCGGCGTGACCTCGGTGGCCGCGCAGATCTTCATGAACTACCGGCGCTACGTCGCGATCCTGAAATGGCTGACGCTCAGCCTGTTCGCCTATGTCGCGGCGCTCGCCTTTGCCAAGGTGTCGTGGACGGAAGCCCTGGCCGGCGTGCTGCTGCCGCGCATCAGCTGGAGCGCCGACTATTTCACGACCATCGTTGCGATCCTCGGCACCACGATCTCGCCCTATCTGTTCTTCTGGCAGGCCTCGCAGGAGGCGGAGGAGCAGCGGGTCGATGTCACCAAGCATCCGCTGATCGAGCGGCATTACGGCGCCCGGCGCGAATTCTCGCGCATCCGTGCCGACACCATCACCGGCATGGCATTCTCGAACGTGATCGCATTGTCGATCATCGTCACCGCCGCCGCATCGCTGCATGCCGCCGGCAAGACCGATATCCAGACCTCGGCGCAGGCTGCCGAGGCGCTGCGCCCGATCGCCGGGCCGTTTGCCGAGGTGATCTTCGCGCTCGGCATCGTCGGCACCGGCCTTCTGGCGATCCCGGTGCTCGCGGGCGCGACGGCCTATGCGGTCGGCGAGGGCCGGCGATGGCGGGTTGGGCTGACGCGCAGGCCGAAGGAGGCGATCGCGTTCTATTCGGTGCTGGCGCTGTCGGGCGGCATCGGCATCGCGCTCAACTTCACGCCGATCGATCCGATCGCGGCGTTGTACTGGAGCGCGGTCGTCAACGGCGTGCTCGCGGTGCCCGTGATGGTGCTGCTGATGTTCATGGCCCGCCGCCGGGACGTGATGGACCGCTTTGTGGTCGGCGGCTGGCTGTACTGGCTCGGCTGGCTCTCGACCGGCGCGATGGCGCTCAGCGTGATCGCGATGGGGGTCGGCTTCCTGCTGTAGCTCGTTCGAACTCCTCAACCCTCGCCGAACAGCGAGCTATCGATCTTGGTGGTCGATTTGACCTTTCGCAGGATGATCGTCGTGCGGTAGCTCGCGATGTCGGTGTCCGGATGCATGAGGCGGTCGAGGATGAAGGATTGATAGCGCGCCAGGTCGGTGGACACGATCCGTAGCGAGTAATCCCAATCGCCGGCAATCATGCAACATTCGACGACCTCCGGAAGGTCGATCACCTTCCTCTCGAAGCGCGCGAAGGATTCCCTGTTCTGTTGCTTGAGACGGACCTCGACGATCACGTCGAACCCGAGTCCAACCCGCGTTGGGTCCACCAGCGCCACATAGCGATTGATGACGCCGGCCTCTTCGAGGGTGCGAACGCGTCGCATGCAGGGGGCAGACGAGAGGCCGATCCGTTCGGCCAGCTCGAGATTCGTGATGCGCCCCTCGACCTGCAGCACGTCGAGGATTTTTCGGTCGATCTCGTCAATCACGATCGCGGTTCCCATTTCTTTCGTATTTTCCATCTTTTGCGCAATTGATTGCAGAAGAGGGGATGAAATGCATCTCAAATCGCAATGTCATTGCCCTCGCGCGCGCATAAGATGTGGTGCGAGGTTCTTTGGTCGCAGCGACCGAGCAGCAAGGAGCGGGCATGGCCGGAAATGACGACAAATCCTTTTGGGATCGCGCGCGGCGGCACCTCATTCGCTATGGCGGGACGTTCGCTCCCGTCATCATCGAGCGCGCCTCCGGATCCTTCGTCTATGACGCCGATGGTCGAGCCATCCTGGATTTCACGTCCGGGCAGATGAGCGCCGTGCTCGGTCACGGTCACCCGGAGATCGTCCAGACCATCAGGGAGCATGCCGAACGGCTCGACCATCTCTTCAGTGGCATGCTGACGCGCCCGGTCGTCTCGCTGGCCGAACAGCTCGCGGGCCTGCTGCCGCCGGGGCTTGATCGCGTCATGCTGCTCAGCACCGGCGGCGAGTCGAACGAGGCTGCGATCAAGATGGCCAAGCTCGCCACCGGCGGCTTCGAGACCGTTGCGTTCGCACAGTCCTGGCACGGAATGACGTCTGGTGCGGCCGGAACGACCTATTCGGCCGGCCGCAAGGGCTATGGTCCCGCGCCGGTCGGCTCGCTCGCGATCCCGACGCCGAACCCCTATCGCCCGCGCTTCGGCAACGCGGCCGATTGGCGGGCCGAGCTGGCCTACGCCTTCGATCTGATCGATCGCCAATCGACCGGCTCGCTCGCCTGCATGATCGCCGAGCCGATCCTCAGCTCCGGAGGGCTGATCGACCTGCCTGAAGGCTACCTTGCTGAGCTGAAAGAACTGTGCCGGGCACGCGGCATGCTGCTGATCGTCGACGAAGCACAGACCGGCCTCGGCCGAACCGACGCCATGTTCGCTTTCGAGCGCGACGGGGCCGTGCCTGACATTCTGACGCTGTCGAAGACGCTCGGCGCCGGGCTGCCTCTGGCTGCGGTCATTACATCAGCCGAAATCGAAGAGCGCTGTCACGAACGCGGTTTCCTGTTCTACACGACGCATGTGTCGGACCCGATGCCGGCCGCGGTCGGGCTGAAGGTCATCGAGATCATCCTGCGCGACAGATTGGTCGAGCGCGCCAGGATAGCGGGCGCGCGGCTGAGGGATGGGCTGCTCGCACTTCAGAACCGGTTCGAATGCATCGGTGATGTGCGCGGCAGGGGGCTGATGCAGGGCATCGAGATCGTGCGCGACCGTTACAGCAAGGAGCCTGACGAAGCGCTCGGAACGCGTGTCTCTCAGCGCTGCATGCAGCTTGGACTGAGCACCAACATCGTTCAGTTGCCCGGCATGGGCAGCGTGTTCCGCATCGCCCCGCCGCTGACGATCAGCGACGACGAGATCGACCTTGGCCTCGCGATCCTCGGCGACGCGTTCGAAGGCGCGTTGCAAAGCAGGGCTGGCTAAATCAATCCTTGCGGAACACGATCGAGGCCATCCAGCCGGTCATCAGCGCCATGAACGCGGTGATCAACCCGTAGACAAAGCCGTTCTGCCGCGCGGTGGTGGCGACGAATTGCTCGAAGCCGACCTTGACGATCTCGAACGCGGTCTCGGCCTTGGTCACCAGCGCGCCGTCGGAAAACAGCTTGATCTCGACATTATACGTGCCGATCGGCACCTCCGCGGGCAGCGGAATGCCGGTGCGGAACAGGGTCGGCGTCAGGAAGGTCACCGCCGAGGTCGCCTCACGGTACAGCCCGTGCTCGGAGCGCAGCCGCACGAAGGCGCTGCGGAACGGGTCGTTCGGCACCACGTCGGCATAGTCGGGCCCGACCCGCTGCATCAGCAGCACGTTGTTGAGCCCGAGCTGTTGCCGCCGCTGCACCTCGGGCGAGGCGATCTGGTCGAACGGGCGATTGGAGAACAGTGCGAGATAGCCCGGCACCTGCAGGAACTGGCGCGAGTCGGTGTTGATCCAGATGCCGAACTTGCGCTCCTTGCGCCGCGTGACCATGTCGGCGCGCGGGCCGGACACTGTGACGACGAGGTCGTAGTTCGTGCGGTTTGACGGCGTCTTGTCGTCTTTCTCGACCGAGCCGAACAACACCAACTCGCCGCCGGAATAGTTCGGCGTCACCGTGACGCGGTGATTGGAGACCGAAACAATCAGGCGCTCGGCATGAGCGGGCGCGGCCGCCAGGCTGGCGACGGCAAGGCCGATGATCGCGAGCGCCGTGCGCAGCCTCATGGCGGCGCTCCGCCGGTTTCGCGGATGCTGAACAGGTCCTGCGGCCGGATCACCAGCTCCACCGCAAAGCGGATGCCGACCGCGAGCACGAGCAGGCCGAGCAGCAGGCGCAGATGCTCGCCGCGGATCTTCTGGCCGGCGCGGGCGCCGAACTGCGCGCCGGTGACGCCACCGACCATCAGGATCAGTGCCAGCACGGCGTCGACCAGATGGTTGGTCACGGCGTGCAGCATGGTCGCGAACACCATGGTGACGAGGGTGAGCACCATCGAGGTGCCGATCACGGTCGAGGTCGGCACCCGCAGCACATAGATCATCAGCGGCACCAGGATGAAGCCGCCGCCGATTCCCATCACCGCGCCGATGAAGCCGATCGCGAGCCCGACCACGACGACCGGGATGACGGAGAGGTAGATCTTGGAGCGCTTGAAGCGCAGCTTCAGCGGCAGGCCGTGGATCCAGCCATGGCTGCCGGGCTTGCGCAGGGTGACGGGGCGGCCGCCGCGGGCGCGCAGCATCGCGCGCAGGCCTTCCCAGAACATCAGCCCGCCGACCGTCGTCAGCAGGATGACGTAGGACAGCGCGATCATCAGGTCGAGCTGGCCGAGCGAGCGCAGGAAGGTGAAGGTCCACACCCCGAGCGTGGTGCCGAGCGTGCCTCCGACCAGAAGCACCGCCGCCAGCAGCGGGTCGATCGCGCGTCTGCGCCAATAGGAAATGGCACCGGAGAACGAGGAGGCCGCGATGTGGCTGGCGACGGAGGCGACCGCGACCGCGGGCGCGATGCCGACGAAGATCAGCAGCGGCGTCATCAGGAAGCCGCCGCCGATCCCGAACATGCCGGAGACGAATCCAACCGCCGCGCCCATCGCCAGGATGAGGAAGACATTGACCGGAATGTCGGCGATCGGGAGGTAGAGCTGCACGCGCGTCGCTTCTTGTCGGTTCGCCGCGAGTTCGGCGCAAGGCCGCATCACGGCGTGATGTCGTTCTGGTCGGGCATTCTCCGGCTGAACGAATCCGGTCGGCGCGCAAGACGCAGGCGAACGCGGGTCGATTGCCTGCGTCTTGCATAACCGAATTCGGCGGGGGGAGGGACTAAAGAATCCGCTCCCGGGGGCATTTTTCGCCGCACCTGGCCGCCGTCTGCGGACGTGGTTGATAATTCAGATTAATGGCGCCGGTGTCGGCTTGTCTGAGCATGATCTCCGCGCAAACGCGTTCCGCGTTTGTCGCGAGGGAAAACCGTTCCGCACTTTTCCCGATCATGCTTCAGGGCCGATCGGCAGGCCTGGTGATCAGGTTCAGCGCGAGCGCCTCCTTCGGGTTCAGCCAGCGGATATCTGAGGTTTGCGACATCGCCTCGACGATCCCGGAGGAGACGCCCATCTTGGTCATGTAGCCCAGCACCATGCCCTGGATGCGTTGTGCCTCGGCGAGGGGATCGCTGACGGGCGTGCTCGTCGTGAAGCGATGCACGCCGAGCCGCGAGCCCGCGATGCCATAGCGCGTCTGGCCGCCAGCATAGACCAGCACGCAAGCGCTGGCGCAGGACGCGGGGCGGAGCTTGCCCGAGGCATCGGCGGTGGCGACCGCGGTGACCAGCCCGCGGGTGCGGATGACCTCGCCCATGATGGCGGCCTGGTTCAGCGCGCCGCCCGGCGACGACAGCAGCACGACGTCGCCTGGCGCGAGACGCGCCTCGCTGAGCCGGTCGCGGAACCAGCTCGCGCTGGCTGAGCCGATCTTGCCGCTGATCGCAAGCGCCCGCCGGCCGCGGCCCGATCCGTCGATGTCGACGTCGGGAATCACCGCCGACGTCATGCTGGCCGCGATATAGGTCTCGCGCCAGAAGTCCCAGGCGCCCGGCGTCGACAGGTCCCGGTAAGCCTGGATGGCAACGCTCGACAACAGCAGCACGAAGATGATGATGGACCAGAGCGAGAACCGGAACGCGCGGGGCGGCGATGCCGCGTTCCCTTGCGGCGTCGGCGGAGGCGGGGCCGAGGGGCGCGGGGCAAATGGAGACGGCGCCTGCCGCGGCGGCGCAACGCGGGGACCGGTCGGCGACGAACGGTGGCCCGTTCCATCATCCTGGCGATCGTCGACAGACAAGCCTGACCCTCCGGAACGCGTACGCCGACGGCGCGGAACTGCGCGCCTGTCTACACGGCGGAAGGCCGGAGGTATAGGACAGCGGCGCCGTCAAGGCGCCGCAGCCGTCTCGAACCTAGTGAGCCGGAGCGGCGAGCGCCGCGGTCCGCTTCGAGGGTTGCTTGACCGGCTTCGCCGCCGCGGGCTGCGCCGGTGCGCCGTCCCAGCCGCCGGCGGGGGCCGGCACGTTGACCGCATCGCTCGGCTGCGGCTCGGCGGTGAAGGTCTGGATCGCCAGCTTCGCGGCGGCCAGCGACTGCGGGTCGAGCCGCTTGGCAATATCGTCGCGCTTGTGGCCGGCGTCGGCGTCGCCCTGCGCGGCCGCGAGGCTGAACCACTTGAAGGACTCGGCGAGGTTCTGTTCGACACCGATGCCGCGGGCATAGAGGATGCCGAGATTGACCTGGCTGTCGGCAACGCCGCGATCGGCCGCCTTGCGGAACCACTGCGCGGCGCTCTTGTAGTCGGCGCCCTTGCCGCCGCCATCGGCGTCGAGCACGGCGAGATTGTGCATCGCCTTGGCGTTGCCGCGCTCGGCGGCCTGCACATAGTAGCGTCGCGCCACATCGAAGTCGCGCTTCACGCTGAGGCCCTTCTCGTAGAAGGTGCCGAGCCGGAACATCGCGGGCACCACGCCGGCCTGCGCCGCGCGGGCATACCATTTGGCGGCTTCGTCGACATTGGCGGTCACGCCCTTGCCCTCTGCAAAGCGGACGCCGACTTCATAAGCCGCGGCCGCATCGCCCTTGATCGCGGCGCTGCGCAGCGCCGGACCGCCGATCGCATCGGGCAGCTTCTCGCCCGCCGGGATCTGGACCATGGCGAGCTTGCCGCCGAGCGGCGGTGCGGTCGGAATCGTGCCGGTCACGTCATTGGCAGCGGCTGTTGGCACCGCGGCCGGCTCAGGCGCGGCGGCGGGTGCGGGCACGGTTGCCGGTGGGATCGTCACCTGCGCGCTGTCGAGCGTGTTCGGCGCCGGAGTGTTGTTGGACTGGCGGCCGAGCGGGGTCGGCGAGGTCATCGACGGTCCGGGCACTGACGATCCGGGCACTGACGGCCCGGGCACGCCGGACGGCGCGGGGGCTGCGGAATTCTCTGCGGGCGGCTGCATGGGCGGCGTGGCCGGCTCGCTGTGCTCGATCGCCGGCATCTGCGGCGCGGAGCTGGTGTCGAGCAGGTTCATCGCCATCTTGGCGGTCGAGAGCAGGATCACGACCACGCTCGCGCCGACCAGCAGCGAACGAATCTTGGAGGTGATGGTCGAAGGCTGCGCTTCGGGCGCGCCGGCCGCGGCCGTGCCGGCCTTGGCGGCAGCCGCCTTCGCGGCCTTGTCGGCCTTCTCCTTGGCCTTGGCTGCAGCCTTGCTCGCGGCGCGCGCCGCCTTCTCGTTGACGGGTTGCGCGGCAGCGGCCTGCGCGGCGCGGCGCGCGGCGGCGATGAAGCTCGATGTCGAGACCGGCTCCTTCTTGCCGGCGGGAAGATCGCTGATCGCGCGCTCGGAATCCGCGATCCGCTCCGACGGCGAAGCGACGCGGCCGGAGGGGCGTGTGCCCGGTTCGAGCGGATGATCCGGTGGCAGCTCCGGCGCGATCGCGGCGCGTGCGGACGCCGCATGCGGCTCGAGGATCTCGCTGATCGCGCGCGGCGGCAGCGGCGGCGGCGCGCTCTCGACCGGCTGCGCGGCATGGAATTCGCGCGGCGCGGACATGAAGTGCTCCTGCGCCAGCGCAGGATTGGGCAATTCGGGCCTGTACGATTCAGGCTTGTACGCTTCAGCTTTGGGCTGCGCGATCGGCAGCGACATCGCCGCGCGCGGCATCTCCATCCGCGGAGCTTCCATCCGCGGTTCGGCCGGCGCGGGA from Bradyrhizobium elkanii USDA 76 harbors:
- a CDS encoding MBL fold metallo-hydrolase, giving the protein MSITITLIGGPTALIEIDGFRLLTDPTFDAPGEYQLPHVKLEKLTGPALGARDVGAIDAVLLSHDQHSDNLDHSGRDFLKSAKRVLTTEAGARRLGGNAEGFAPWASTELQKGGRTLTITATPARHGPAGIEPLSGDVIGFVVEPAKPGRPVYVSGDTTWFDGVAEVARRFDCGVVLPFAGAAQTRGPFHLTMDTNDAIETARAFADAVIVPVHTDGWAHFRQSASDLRASFDTLGFGRRLRILEPGVATVIEP
- a CDS encoding NRAMP family divalent metal transporter, whose amino-acid sequence is MTRQGTIPPDDKHDDAPAAKPRRQPFGFNRVLKTLGPGLITGASDDDPSGIGTYSQAGAQLGYGIGWTMLLTFPLMSAIQEISARVGRVTGHGIAGNVCRHYPGWLLAVVVTLLSIANTINIAADLSAMADAAKLLIGGPAILYVVLFGVTSVAAQIFMNYRRYVAILKWLTLSLFAYVAALAFAKVSWTEALAGVLLPRISWSADYFTTIVAILGTTISPYLFFWQASQEAEEQRVDVTKHPLIERHYGARREFSRIRADTITGMAFSNVIALSIIVTAAASLHAAGKTDIQTSAQAAEALRPIAGPFAEVIFALGIVGTGLLAIPVLAGATAYAVGEGRRWRVGLTRRPKEAIAFYSVLALSGGIGIALNFTPIDPIAALYWSAVVNGVLAVPVMVLLMFMARRRDVMDRFVVGGWLYWLGWLSTGAMALSVIAMGVGFLL
- a CDS encoding Lrp/AsnC family transcriptional regulator — encoded protein: MENTKEMGTAIVIDEIDRKILDVLQVEGRITNLELAERIGLSSAPCMRRVRTLEEAGVINRYVALVDPTRVGLGFDVIVEVRLKQQNRESFARFERKVIDLPEVVECCMIAGDWDYSLRIVSTDLARYQSFILDRLMHPDTDIASYRTTIILRKVKSTTKIDSSLFGEG
- a CDS encoding aspartate aminotransferase family protein is translated as MAGNDDKSFWDRARRHLIRYGGTFAPVIIERASGSFVYDADGRAILDFTSGQMSAVLGHGHPEIVQTIREHAERLDHLFSGMLTRPVVSLAEQLAGLLPPGLDRVMLLSTGGESNEAAIKMAKLATGGFETVAFAQSWHGMTSGAAGTTYSAGRKGYGPAPVGSLAIPTPNPYRPRFGNAADWRAELAYAFDLIDRQSTGSLACMIAEPILSSGGLIDLPEGYLAELKELCRARGMLLIVDEAQTGLGRTDAMFAFERDGAVPDILTLSKTLGAGLPLAAVITSAEIEERCHERGFLFYTTHVSDPMPAAVGLKVIEIILRDRLVERARIAGARLRDGLLALQNRFECIGDVRGRGLMQGIEIVRDRYSKEPDEALGTRVSQRCMQLGLSTNIVQLPGMGSVFRIAPPLTISDDEIDLGLAILGDAFEGALQSRAG
- a CDS encoding TIGR02186 family protein, which gives rise to MRLRTALAIIGLAVASLAAAPAHAERLIVSVSNHRVTVTPNYSGGELVLFGSVEKDDKTPSNRTNYDLVVTVSGPRADMVTRRKERKFGIWINTDSRQFLQVPGYLALFSNRPFDQIASPEVQRRQQLGLNNVLLMQRVGPDYADVVPNDPFRSAFVRLRSEHGLYREATSAVTFLTPTLFRTGIPLPAEVPIGTYNVEIKLFSDGALVTKAETAFEIVKVGFEQFVATTARQNGFVYGLITAFMALMTGWMASIVFRKD
- a CDS encoding sulfite exporter TauE/SafE family protein, with protein sequence MQLYLPIADIPVNVFLILAMGAAVGFVSGMFGIGGGFLMTPLLIFVGIAPAVAVASVASHIAASSFSGAISYWRRRAIDPLLAAVLLVGGTLGTTLGVWTFTFLRSLGQLDLMIALSYVILLTTVGGLMFWEGLRAMLRARGGRPVTLRKPGSHGWIHGLPLKLRFKRSKIYLSVIPVVVVGLAIGFIGAVMGIGGGFILVPLMIYVLRVPTSTVIGTSMVLTLVTMVFATMLHAVTNHLVDAVLALILMVGGVTGAQFGARAGQKIRGEHLRLLLGLLVLAVGIRFAVELVIRPQDLFSIRETGGAPP
- a CDS encoding tetratricopeptide repeat protein; this translates as MNSRVSWSVDGIDPSVRERAEAAARRAGMSLNDWLNSTVGEPSPPDWRMEQRQPMPSRESREVADIHQRLDAITRQIEQIAKPLTRAEAVRAEVPRGQPAVARQLNDAISRLDARLSQISRPQPAREPQPQPMRESQMQRESQMHDRQLEERLRQAEAVERAAAQVYRPSPPLSPASFDSAIAEIAARQNELDVSAHRQMPPRSAPPMAAYAPPPPAAPAGPDFSSLERHLLKITSQIEALQRPDHIEQSIAAFRGELAEIRQAITEAMPRRAIESIENEIRSLHHRIDELRQEGRNGQGQAIAGIERALSEIREALRTLTPAEQLTGYDEAIRNLGAKLDMILRANDDPSTVHQLESAIAALRAIVSNVASNDALLQLSGDVHALAAKVDQLSQMSRAESHGDAFAGIEQRIAALASTLETRERPAGYDNTDAIEGALRSLSERIDRLQVGNDSSSAFTHLEQRISYLLERLGSADQRSGNLGRVEEGLHDIMRHLEAQHAHIASLADAARNVSTSSPQPMMDSGIVDMVKRELSDIRFSQSETDRRTQDSLETVHNTLGHVVDRLAMIENDLRTVRTAPPAPAPAEPRMEAPRMEMPRAAMSLPIAQPKAEAYKPESYRPELPNPALAQEHFMSAPREFHAAQPVESAPPPLPPRAISEILEPHAASARAAIAPELPPDHPLEPGTRPSGRVASPSERIADSERAISDLPAGKKEPVSTSSFIAAARRAAQAAAAQPVNEKAARAASKAAAKAKEKADKAAKAAAAKAGTAAAGAPEAQPSTITSKIRSLLVGASVVVILLSTAKMAMNLLDTSSAPQMPAIEHSEPATPPMQPPAENSAAPAPSGVPGPSVPGSSVPGPSMTSPTPLGRQSNNTPAPNTLDSAQVTIPPATVPAPAAAPEPAAVPTAAANDVTGTIPTAPPLGGKLAMVQIPAGEKLPDAIGGPALRSAAIKGDAAAAYEVGVRFAEGKGVTANVDEAAKWYARAAQAGVVPAMFRLGTFYEKGLSVKRDFDVARRYYVQAAERGNAKAMHNLAVLDADGGGKGADYKSAAQWFRKAADRGVADSQVNLGILYARGIGVEQNLAESFKWFSLAAAQGDADAGHKRDDIAKRLDPQSLAAAKLAIQTFTAEPQPSDAVNVPAPAGGWDGAPAQPAAAKPVKQPSKRTAALAAPAH